A single window of Periplaneta americana isolate PAMFEO1 chromosome 14, P.americana_PAMFEO1_priV1, whole genome shotgun sequence DNA harbors:
- the Orc6 gene encoding origin recognition complex subunit 6 isoform X2: MASEIRLFSVLGKKLGLQTEIVVRKGSELHRLLQLKMSTSHMNISQTCQIVICLDLAASVLGLPFEKVEAIKLSGTTKKNYTSFHHTIEKLLGIEKHVTIRDLCVQFGVSEASLLAQKIVDKYVSEDARSLSVDLSHPMYSVAAVIAACKHCKLKVDRAKLMEVGQIRKSSLLKLIKTFEKYAQDINPNPKLKSLNGEEEEFRAENIIKKAEYFTKCVLYGGDWRSRNFPESSEQYCQ; the protein is encoded by the exons ATGGCGTCAGAAATCAGATTATTTTCAGTGCTTGGAAAGAAATTAGGTCTACAAACTGAAATTGTTGTAAG GAAAGGTAGTGAGTTACACAGACTGCTGCAACTGAAAATGAGTACATCTCATATGAACATCAGTCAAACGTGTCAAATAGTGATATGTCTCGATTTAGCTGCTTCAGTTCTTGGACTTCCATTTGAAAAG GTCGAAGCCATCAAGTTGTCAGGCACAACAAAGAAGAATTACACATCATTTCACCACACTATTGAGAAACTACTAGGTATTGAGAAGCACGTGACCATCAGAGATTTGTGCGTGCAGTTTGGGGTCAGTGAAGCGAGCTTATTGGCGCAGAAAATTGTGGACAA GTATGTGAGTGAGGATGCCCGTTCTCTATCGGTGGATCTCAGCCATCCCATGTACAGTGTTGCTGCTGTCATTGCCGCATGCAA GCACTGTAAGCTGAAGGTGGACCGTGCTAAACTCATGGAGGTGGGCCAGATCCGGAAATCATCGTTGCTGAAACTCATCAAAACGTTTGAGAAGTATGCACAGGACATTAACCCGAATCCGAAATTGAAGTCTTTgaatggagaagaagaagaatttagaGCTGAAAACATAATAAAGAAGGCTGAATACTTCACAAAAT